In the Topomyia yanbarensis strain Yona2022 chromosome 3, ASM3024719v1, whole genome shotgun sequence genome, one interval contains:
- the LOC131690448 gene encoding DNA-directed RNA polymerases I, II, and III subunit RPABC5 gives MIIPVRCFTCGKVIGNKWEAYLGLLQAEYTEGDALDALGLKRYCCRRMLLGHVDLIEKLLNYAPLEK, from the exons ATGATTATACCGGTGCGGTGTTTCACGTGCGGCAAAGTGATTGGAAACAAATGGGAGGCCTACCTTGGATTGCTACAGGCGGAATATACGGAAGG TGACGCTCTGGATGCTCTTGGTTTGAAGCGATACTGCTGTCGCCGAATGCTGCTCGGACACGTCGATCTGATTGAAAAACTTCTGAATTATGCGCCCCTGGAAAAGTAA